The Kribbella amoyensis genomic sequence CAACGTCCTTTGCCTGGTCGGCCGGCCGGAGCGTGAGCTCACCGGCACCATGCGTGACTCACAGAGGTAGGGGGAACCTTGAGTCAGCCGCCCGTGCCGGACCCGAACCGGCCGCAGGACACACCTGCCCGCACCTTCCCGACCTACGGTCGGGAAAACCCACCCACCACCACCCCGACTGCGGGCCGCTGGCAACCACCGGGGCAACCGACCACGCAACAGCCGTGGCAACAGCCCTACGGATCCACGCCGCCTGGGGTTGCACCGGTGGGGCAGTCGTTGCCTCGGGCTACGGTGCCGCCGTACGGGCCACCGCCTCAGGGGATGCCGCCGTACGGGCCGCCACCTCACGGGCTGCCGCCGTACCCCGGGTACGGGTTCGGGGCCCAGCTGGTGCGGCGGACCAATCCGGTGGCGATCGCGGCGTTGGCCGTCGGGTTGTGTGGCCTGTTCTTCCCGCCTGCCGCGCCGGTGGGTGTCGTGCTGGGAATCGTCGCGCTGGTGCAACTGCGGAAGACCTCGGAGGGCGGGACCGGGCAGGCGGTCGGCGGAATGGTGGCCGGCGGTCTGTTCAGCGTCGTGTGGGGCGGGTTGCTCGCGCTGGCGATCGTCGTGGGGTCGACAGAGGACGACTACTACAGCTCGTCCGAGCCGACCGCACCGTCCTCGTCCGAGCCGACCGCACCGTCCTCGTCCGAGCCGACCGCACCGTCCTCGTCCTCGCCGGACGCGCTGTACATCGACGACCTGATCGTCGGGCAGTGCTTCGACGACGGGGCGGAGGAGGACGAGGTCGTGCCGCTGAGCTGCGCCGGGCCGCACGACGGCGAGGTGTACGCGGTCGTGACGCTGCCGGCGCAGACCTGGCCGGGCGAGCGGGAGGTCAGCAAACAGTCCGGGAAGGCGTGTGACCGGGAGTTCCAGCCGTACGTCGGGATCGGCGTCGACGACTCGGAGCTCGAAACCGCCACCTGGTACCCCCGGCTCGCCTCCTGGAGCAGGGGCGACCGCAGCGTGTACTGCGCCGCCTACGGCCCTGACAGCGAGCAACTGGACCAGACCGTCAAAGGCTCCAAGCGCTGACCCGTACGGCGCACCTCAAGGAAGACAGTGCATTACTCAAGGAAGACAGTGCATTACCGGACATGCCCTAGTCTGGCCGCGTGGGTTTGGTCATGGCTGTGTCGTTCGAGCGGTACGGGCGGCTCTACTACCTGGACCCCGGCCCGCATCGGCCGCGGGTCGGGGACAAGGTGCTGGTCCCGACCGACGACGGGCCCGAGGTCGCCGAGTGTGTCTGGGCGCCGCAGCACGTGGTCGAGGAGATCGGTGGGCTGCCGACCTGCGAGGGGATCGCGTCGGCCGCGGACCTGGAGCGGGACGAGCAGAACCGGCAGCGCCGGGCGGATGCGCGGCTGACGGCGAAGCGGCTGATCCGCCAGCACGGGTTGCCGATGAAGGTGGTCGGGATCGACTTCGTGGATCGCCGGCCGGACGTCGACCAGCTGGTCATCGTGTACTTCTCCGCGCCGCACCGGGTCGACTTCCGGGAGCTCGTCCGCGATCTCGCCCGGGGACTGCGGGCGCGGATCGAGCTGCGTCAGGTGGGTGCGCGGGACGAGGCACGGTTGCAGGGTGGGATCGGGCCGTGTGGGCGGGATCTGTGCTGTGCGACCTTCCTGAAGGACTTCGAGCCGGTCAGCGTCCGGATGGCGAAGGACCAGGACCTGCCGCTCAACCCGCTGAAGATCTCCGGCGCGTGCGGGCGGCTGATGTGCTGCCTCAAGTACGAGCACCCGCTGTACCAGGAGTTCAACGCGAAGGCGCCGTCGGTCGGTACGCCGGTCGAGACGCCCGCGGGGGACGGTGTCGTCGTCGGGCACAACGTTCCGAGCGACACGGTCGTCGTCCGCCTCGCCGCGTCCGGCCGCCGCTGCGCCTGCAGCCGCGCCGACGTGTGCTCGCCACGCCAGCAGTACGAAGCCTCCGACACCACCACCCCTGACGCCCCACTCCCCGAAGCCAAGACCGGCCCGGCCGCCGACCGTCGGACCCCCCAGGCGGATGCGCGTACTGCCGACGCGGGCGCCGGCACTGCGGGCGCGGGTGGCGCTGGACCGGCGGGGGCGGAGCAGGCTGGTGGGGTTGGTGACCCGTCGGTTGGAGAGGGTGGGGAGCGGGGGGTGCGGCGGCGGAAGCCTCGGCGGCGCCGGCGGTTGAGTGGGCGGGAGACGACCGACTCCGGACCGGACGACACGGGAGACAGTTCGCGGTGATGACGCGCAGGACGACAGCACTGATGGCGGTACTGAGCGCTCTCGCGGTGGTGGTGAGCAGTTGCGGCGTGGCGACGCGGGCGCAGGACGCCGAGCCCGACGGCTCCGTGCCGGGCGCCGGGAACCCGTCGAAGAGCCCGACCGGCCCGATCCCGGCAGGGCTGGAGAAGTTCTACCAGCAGCAGCCGAACTGGGAGCGCTGCGGCCGCGGTCAGCAGTGCGCCACCGTCAGCGTGCCGCTCGACTACAGCAAGCCCACCGGTGACACGATCGAGCTGAGCGTCCGCAAGGTCCCCGCGCGCGACCAGTCGGCCAAGGTCGGCACGCTGTTCATCAACCCGGGCGGCCCGGGCGGTTCCGGCGTCGAGTTCGCCGCGGCCGCCGCGTTCGTGCTAGGGGCGCCGCTGCTGCGCAAGTTCGACGTGATCGGCTGGGACCCGCGCGGTGTCGGCCAGTCGACCCCGGTCCGCTGTCTCGACACGGCCCAGCTGGACAAGTTCATCGCGGCCGACGGCAGCCCGGACGACGAGGCCGAGATCACCGAGCTGAACCAGCAGGCCAAGACCCTGGCCGACGGCTGTCAGCAGCGCTCCGGCAAGCTCCTGCCGCACGTCTCGACCAAGGACGCGGCCCGCGACATCGACGTACTCCGCGGCATGGTCGGCGACTCCGAGCTGTACTACCTCGGCATGTCGTACGGCACGTACCTGGGCGCGACGTACGCCGAGCTGTTCCCGAAGAACGTCGGCCGGCTGGTGCTCGACGGTGCCGTGGATCCGGCGAAGTCGGCCGAGGAGAACAACATCGCCCAGGCGAAGGGGTTCGACACGGCGCTGGACGCGTTCGCCGAGGAGTGCGCGCAGCGGTCCTGCGAGCTCGGCAGTACGAAGCAGGAGGTGCTCGCCAAGGTCGACAAGGTCATCGCGGACACCGACGCGAATCCGCTGGAGGGCAGCGGCGATCGCAAGGTGACCCAGGGACTGGCCGTCCTCGGGGTGATCTACCCGCTGTACCAGAAGGACTTCTGGCCGCGGCTCGAGGAAGCGATCGCGCAGGCGTCCGAGGGCAAGGGCGCGCGGCTGCTCGCGCTGGCCGACGAGTACGCGGACCGCACCCCGAACGGGTACAGCAGCAACTCCAACGAGGTGATCTACGCGGTCAACTGTCTGGACCGGCAGGACATCGCCTCGGTCGCGGAGGCGAAGGCGGACGAGGCGAAGTTCAAGGCGGCGTCCCCACGGTTCGGGTCGTACCTGCTGTGGGGCTCGCTGGCCTGCGCGAACTGGCCGGTCAAGCCGGAGGACAAGCCGCACCCGATCAAGGCGGCCGGCGCGAAGCCGATCGTCGTGATCGGTACCACCCGCGACCCGGCCACGCCGTACGAGTGGGCCGTCGGGCTGGCCAAGCAGCTCGAGAGCGGCGTCCTGATCAGCCGGGACGGCGACGGGCACACCGGGTACAACGAGGGCAACGACTGCGTCGACCGCGCGGTCGAGACCTACCTCCTCCAGGGCACCCCACCCGCCGCCGACCTGAAGTGCTGAGGGCCCGCTAGTTGGGCCGCTTGTCGCCGTTCGGGTCGGGGAGTTGCAGGGTCTCGGTGGCTCGTTCGAGCACGCTGCGCAGGGCGGCCTCGTCCTGCGGGCGGCCGCCGACGGTGATCTCGATCAGTGTGCGCTCGCCGTCCTCGCTCGGGAGCCAGCGGGACAGGCCCATCCGGGGACCGCGGGTCTGGTCGACGTAGGTGTAGACCAGCGTGCCGTTCTCGTTGCTGATCACCTTGAGATCGCGCTCGTCGATGCTCTTGGCCCTGTTCGCGGCCAGCTCGTCCGGCTGCTGCTTGCTGCCGCGGGCGTCGAAGCGCACCTGCCAGACGCCGGTGGGGTCGAGGTACCGCGGGCGGGTGCCGCCCTGGCTGCTCTTCCACCCGACCGGGACGTCCGCGCTGATCGGCGATCGCTCGGAGCCGAACGTCTGTGCGGCGAACTGGAGCGAGTTCGGGTCGAGGCCTCCGGACACGGTCGGCGTCGGCGACGGGCCCGGGCTGGTGACCACGGTCGTGCTGTCCGAGTTCATCGCGTTGATCGCGAGCACCGAGCCGAAAACGGCCACGCCGACGGTCATTCCCGCCAGCGTCGCCACCAGCGCCTGGTGCCTGGGCGTGAGCATCCGGACCTCCGCTTCCGTTCTCGGCCGCAGCCCTGATTATCGACCAAGAAGGGGCCGACCACGAAACCCGGCGTACGCTGGCCCGTCGTGGAGTTCGAAGAGGCGTTGCGCCGGTACGACGCGGGTGAAGCGGAGCGGTCCGACCTGAAACTGCTGGTGAAACACCTGCTGAAACTCCTGGTGGCCAAGGCCCCCGGGCACGCGGTCGAGGTGCGCGTCCCGCCGTACGGCGCGGTGCAGTGCATCGAGGGACCACGGCACACCCGCGGTACTCCGGGGGCGGTCGTCGAACTCCCGGCCGAGCTCTGGATCGCCCTCGCGCTGGGCCGGATCGACTGGCCGGGTGCCCGCGAGACCGGCAAGGTCCGGGCGAGCGGGGAGCGGACCGATCTGGGACCGCTGCTACCCCTGCTGACGCCCTGACCCAGCGGACCTCGGCACCCTCGGGAGAGCGCGTCGGTCCGGACGTAAAACAGGTTCGTCGAGGCGAGTCGCCCATGTCACCATGGGCCGGTGGCAACCAGTTTCCGCTCCCGGCTGGCCAGGCTCCGGGTCGACCTGACTCCCTGGCGTGGATCCCGGGACTTCCGCATCCTGGTGGTCGCCGGCTCGGTCTTCTTCCTCGGCGGCATGGTCGGCTACGTGGCGCTGCCGTACCAGCTGTACCAACTCACCGGCTCCAACTTCGCCGTCGGCGCGATGGGCCTGGTCACGATCGCCCCGCTGGTCGTCTTCGGCCTGTACGGCGGCGCCCTCGCGGACCACATGGACCGCCGCAAGATGCTGATCGGCACCGGCGCGGCCCAAGTGCTCATCTGCGCACTCCTGCTGGCCAACACGCTGCTCGACGATCCCCGTGTCTGGCTGATCTACGTCTGCGGCGCCCTGAACGCGATCGCCTCGTCCCTGCAGCGCCCGAGCCGCGAAGCCCTGTTCCCGAGGGTCGTCCGGCACGAGCAGATGCCGGCGGCCGTGACGCTCAACTCCCTGACGCTCCAGGTCGGCCAGCTCGCCGGTCCGGCGCTCGGCGGGTTGCTGGTCGGCACGGCGGGCGTGACCTGGGCGTTCGCGGTGGAACTGGCCGGCCTGGCGATCGCGACGCTGCTGTACGTACGTCTCGGCTCGTACAAGTCGAACGAGCACAGCACCCCACCGAGCCTGCGAGCGATCGGCGACGGAGTCCGGTACGCCTTCCGCCGGCGGGACCTGCTGGGAACCTACGCGGTGGACATGGTCGGGATGTTCCTGGCGATGCCGATCGTCCTCTTCCCGGCGTTCGCGACCGAGGTGCTGAAGGAACCGAAGCTCCTGGGGTTGCTGTACAGCGCGGAGGCGATCGGCGCGATGCTGGCGACGCTGACGAGCGGTTGGGCGAGCCGGGTCCATCACCACGGCCGCGCTGTGGTGCTCGCGACGATCACCTGGGGCGCGTCGGTCGGGATCGCGGGACTGGCGCCGAACATCTGGTTCGCGATCGCCTTCTTCGCGGTCGCGGGTGGAGCGGACATGATCTCGGGACTGTTCCGCGCGGTGATCTGGAACCAGACGATCCCGGACGAGATGCGCGGCCGACTGGCGGGAATCGAGATGCTGTCGTACTCGCTGGGGCCGCTGGGCGGGCAGTCGAGATCGGGGTTGGTGGCGGACCTGACGAGCGTGCGGACGTCCATCGTGAGCGGCGGCGTGTTGTGCGTCGCGGGCGTGCTGGCGACGGCGGTATGGCTGAAGGACTTCTGGCGCTACGACGCAAGAACCGACGAGCACGCGGTGCGCGAGCGGGAACTGAGGTCCACGGCTGCCGTTGGGGAGGGCACGGCGCCGTAGCTGCGGACGGTTGGCGCGACTACCGCCTCTCAGGGTGAGCACGGCGACAGAGGAGCCGCGCGTGCTGGGTACTCCTCTGCTCCACCCGCCACCTGGGTACAGTCGGTGCACCATGCGAATCCGTCCCGTAGCCGCCTCGTCCACCGTGCTCGCCCTCGCCGCGCTGGCTGGGTGTGGTGGCGGTGGGAACGAGAGCGCGCCCGACGTACCTCCGCTGGTCTCCGTCAGCACCACGCCGACCGAGTCCCCCTCAGCGACCCCGACAGAAACGCCGGGCACCCCACCGACCGCGAAGGTCGCCGACACCCTTTGCGTGCGGATGGACCAGACCTTCGTCCAGGCCACACTCGCAGCGCCCGTCGTGACGATTCAGCCGAAGGCGGTTCCGGCGGAGATCGGGTTGCCCAGCTACGACCTCTGCCAGCTCGCGCTCAGCACCAGCCCGACTGGCCCGGTCCTCAAGGTCGGTACCTCCGTGCTCACCGCGACGAAGGGCGAGCTCGCCGCCGCGAAGAAGGCGTACGACGCGACGAGGGGCGAACCGTCCAAGCTCGTCTCCGTCGGCCAGGGCGGATTCGGGACCAGCCGCTTCGTCGTCTTCCTGCTCGGCACCAGGATGATCAAGGTGGAAGGCCCACCCGCCACCTCCGCGAAGTACGTCGCGCTCGGCCTGGAGGCGGCCCGGCAAGCACCCGGATTGCCCGAGGCGTCCCCGCTGATCACGCGCCCGGACTGCGAGCGCGGTACCTCGGCAGCGGCCAAGGTGATGGGCGCGGAGGCGATGGCGCGGCGCGACGGGCAGACGGCGACCGGGGACACGGTCTGCGGGTGGATCAACGCCGACGCGGTCCTGTACTCGACGGTGCGCCGGGTGCCGGATGCGCAAGCGGCGATGGCGTCGATCCGCAAGGCGCCGACCTCTCAGCCCGTACCGCTCGGCGACGAGGGGTACGTCGACACCGCGACTGGCCGCGGGACCATCCGCGTGGGGACCGACAAGATCGTCGACCTGGTTCCGACCGGCCGGCCGAAGACCGACGACATGGTCGCCTTCGCCCTCGCGATGTCCCCGCTCTACACCCGCTGAACCCCCTCGAAGTGGGACCTGCTCGTGCGACTTGATCGCAGGTTGGGTTACGGTACTCGCGCCGTGGTGTTCGGGAAGCCGGTGAAGTACCGGCGCGGCCCTCGCCACTGTGATCGGGAGTTCCGCCGCGCGTTCGCCTCGTAAGGGTGAGACCACTGGTCCGTGAGGACTGGGAAGGTCAGTGCGGTGGATGTGGTGTCCCGTCAGCCAGGAGACCGGCCACGGCGTGTCAGACCCATCCACGAGGTGCTGGAGGAGCGGTCCGCCATGGCCGTTGTACGTAAGGCAGTTGCTGCTGCCGTCGCCCTGTCCCTGCTCACGGCCTGCGGCGGCGCCGCCGAGGCCGGTCCGAGCACCGATGCCGTCACCGTGCGGAACTGCGGCCTGGACGTGTCCGTCGACGGCCCGCCCGAGCGGGTTTTCGCGGCGTACCAGCCGGCGATCGAGATGGCGCACGCGCTCGGCCTGTCCGATCGCCTGGTCGGTACGGCGTTCCTGGACTCCGAGGTGCTCCCGGAGTACGCCGACGCGCAGCGCGACCGCAAGTACTACAAGAACCTGCCGAGTCGCGAGGAACTGCTCAGCCACAACCCCGACTTCGTGCTGTCCGGGTTCAACGACGTGTTCAGCGCGGCCGGGACGGACGGGAGCTTCGGCAGCCGCAAGAGCCTGACCGACCTCGGGGTCCGGACCTGGATCTTCAGCCCGCTCTGCCCGACGGCGGACGGCAAGGGCGACGAGGCGATCGACCCGGCGAGCGTGTCGATGGACAACGTGTACGCCGATCTGCGCGACCTCGGCAAGCTGTTCGGCGCGGGGGACAAGGCGGAGCAGGTGATCGCCGACCAGCAGCGCCGGATCGCCGCCGTCGAGGCGAAGGTGAAGGGCGCGGACCGGCCGACGGTGGCGATCGTGCGACCCGGCCTCGAGGGCGGTGGGCTGACCGTGTCGGGCGGTCCCGACTTCGGCACGGTACTGATCCGCCAGGCCGGCGGCGTGAACGCGTTCGCGGATCTCACCGCCAAGCGGAACGTGAAGATCAGCGCCGAGGAGTTCATCAAGCGCGATCCCGACTACGTCCTGATCAGCGGCTGCTGCGACGCGACGCTGACCGAGGACCGGACCCGGCCCGATGTGGACAAGCTCCTCGCCAATCCCGCCTTCGCGAACCTCAAGGCCGTGCAGAACAAGCACGTCGTGCCGTGGTTGTTCGCACACCACTCGGCCGGTGTCCGCGGCGCCCACTCGACAGAGCTGATCGCGAAGATCATCCACCCGGATCGCGTCAAGTGACGCTGTCGCGTCGCCGCGGACTGCTGCACCACAGCGGTCCGCGCGCGGCGGGACTGGCCGCGGCGGTCACCGTCCTGCTGGCCGCGGTACTCCTCTCGCTCCTGGCCGGGGCGCAGTGGTTCGGGCCCCGCGACGTGTACGCCGCGGCCGCCGAGTTCGCCGGATCGGACACCGACCGCGTGATCCGGTACCTCCGCCTCCCGCGCACCGCGACCGGGTTGCTCGCGGGCGCCGCGTTGGGTCTGGCCGGCGCCTTGATGCAGGGCGTCACCCGCAACCCGCTGGCCGATCCCGGCCTGCTCGGCGTCAACGCGGGCGCGGCGCTGGCCGTGGTCGGGGCGATCGGGCTGCTCGGCATCCACAGCCTGACCGGGTACGTCTGGTTCGCCATGGGCGGTGCACTGGTCGCGACGGTCGTCGTGCACCTGGTCGGGTCGGTCGGGCGGGGCGGCGCGACCCCGGTCAAGCTGGCGCTGGCCGGTGCGGCGTTATCGGCGCTGCTCGGCTCGGTGACGTCCGCGGCGACCTTGCTGGACCTGTCCACGCTGAACGAGTTCCGCTTCTGGGTGGTCGGGTCCCTCACCCTGGCGACCGGCGGGATCGTCGCCCAGGCGGTCCCGTTCATTGCCGTCGGCATCGTTCTCGCGCTGGCCCTCGGTCGCTCGCTCAACCAGCTGGCCCTCGGCGAGGACCTCGCGACCGCCCTCGGTACCAGGGTCACCGTGGTCCGGATCCTGGCCGGCCTGGCGGTCGTCCTGCTGGCCGGGACGGCGACCGCGATGGCGGGCCCGATCGGCTTCGTCGGTCTCGCGGTACCCCACGTCGCGCGGACTATCGTGGGTCCCGACTACCGCTGGATCCTGCCCTGGTCGGTGGTCCTCGCGCCGACGGTGCTCCTGCTCGCCGATGTGGCCGGCCGGCTCGTCGTCCGCCCGGCCGAACTCCAGGTCGGCATCGTCACCGCGTTGTTCGGTGCGCCCTTGTTCATCGCGCTGGTCCGTCGCCGGAAGCTGGCCGAGCTGTGAGTACGCGCTGGGCCGTCCGCGTCGGCAGGGTCTCCACCCGCGTCGATCCCGTCGCAACGGGGATCGCGTTGCTGGCTTGGGCTCTCACCCTCGGACTTGCGGCGTTCTCGCTGACACTCGGGGACTACGAGATCCCGCTCGCGCAGGTCCTGGAGACGTTGGCGGGCCGCGGTTCGCTGATCATGACCGACGTGGTGGTGAACAACCGGCTGCCCCGGATCCTGGTGGGGATCGGCGTCGGGGTCGCGTTCGCGGTGTCCGGCGCGATCTTCCAGCGGCTGGCCCGGAATCCGCTGGTCAGCCCGGACCTGATCGGGATCAACGCCGGCGCCGCGCTCGCCGCGGTCCTGATGATCACCGTGCTCGGCAGCAGTACCGCTTGGATCCCGGCCGGAGCGCTCGCCGGTTCGCTGCTCACCGCGACCTGCATCTACCTGCTCGCGTACCGGAACGGGGTGGCCGGGCAACGCCTGGTCCTGGTCGGGATCGGGGTCACCGCGATCATCGGGTCGCTCACCGCGTACCTGCTGACGCTGGCCGACATCTACGCGGCCAAGAACGCGCTGCTCTGGCTGACCGGCAGCCTGGCCGGCCGATCATGGCCGCAGGCCACCATCATCGGCGTCGCTCTGCTCGTCCTGGTCCCGCCGGCGATGGCGGCCGCCCGGCAGTTGCGCGTGCTCGAACTCGGCGACGACCTCGCCCGCGCGCTGGGTGTCCGGATCGAGGGCGCACGGGCGGTCCTGATCGCGATCGGGGTCGGCCTGGCCGCGCTGGCGACCGCGGCAGCGGGACCGATCGGTTTCGTCGCGCTGGTCGCCCCGCAGCTCGCGCGCCGGCTGGTCCCCGAAGGCGTGCCGAGTCTCCCCGTCGCGGGCGCGCTCGGGGCGTTGCTCGTGGTCGCGTCCGACCTGATCGCGCGGCAACTGTTCGCCCCGACCGCGCTGCCGGTGGGGATCGTCACGGCCTTCCTCGGCGCGCCGTACCTGCTGTTCCTGCTGGCTCGCGCGAACCGGGTCGGCCGCGGCGGGTGACTCGGATCCGGCCGCGGACCAGGTCACCCAGGACGGCGACGGCTTCGGCGATCTCGGTCGGCGTGCGGGCGGCGTACCCGAGGACGAGGCCGGTCTGACGCCGCTGCTGGCTGTGCCAGCTCAACGGCTGGGTCTTCACACCGTGGGCGAGCGCGTCGGCCGCAAGGGCGACGTCGTCGAGACCGTCGATCGTGATCGTCAGGTGCAGTCCGGCGGCCGCGCCGTGCACGGTGGCCATCGGCAGGTGGTTGCTGATGGCACCGATCATCGCGTCCCGCCGAGTCCGGTGCCGTCGCCGGGCGTACCGCAGCCGGCGTTCGAGGTCGCCGGACTCCATCAGGTGCGCGATGACGAGTTGCGGCAAGGCAGCGTTGCCGAGGTCGGCGAGCCGCTTCGCGTCGACGAGCGCGTCCCGGTACCGCGGTGGCGCGAGCACCCAGCCGATGCGCAGGGCGGGTGCCAGCAGCTTCGACACGCTGCCGGCGTAGATGACCTGGTCGGTCAGCATCGCCCGGAGCGCCGGGACCGGCGGCCGGTCGTACCGGTGCTCGGCGTCGTAGTCGTCCTCGAAGATCACCCCGCCTTCGCTCGCCCAGCGCATCAGCTCGCGTCGGCGTTCCCCTTCGAGTACGACGCCGGTGGGGAACTGGTGAGCCGGAGTGACCATCACGGCCGGGCTGCCGACGCGGCGTAGTTCGTCGACCCGGAGGCCGTCGGCGTCGACGGTGATGGGCGGCGTCCGCAAACCCCAGTGCTGCAGGTGCTGGCGGGATCCCAGCGACCCGGGATCCTCCACGGCCATCTCCGTGATGCCGTCCCGCTGCAGGACCCGGGCGACCAGGCTGATCGCCTGGGCGACACCGGCGACCACGATGACGTCCTCCGGGTCCGCCTGGATCCCGCGATTGCGGGCGAGCCAGGTGACCACGGCCGCGCGCAGGCCCGGCGTACCGGCGGGGTGTCCGTAGCCGAAGGCGGCCGGGGTGAGGTCGTTCAGCACGGCCCGTTCCGCCCGGAGCCACGCGGCTCGCGGGAACGCGCCGAGGTCGGGGACGCCCGGTGTCAGGTCGAGCCGCGCCGGTACCGCGCGCATCGTGTCGAAGATGTCGAACCCTGGTTCGGCCGGGACCGTCAGCCGCTCACGCCGACGTTCGCCCGGTTGGTTGCCGTTGGGCGGCGGCGTGATCGGAGTGGCGACGACCGTGGTCCCGGCGCGGCCGCGTCCGGCGACGTGGCCGTCCTCGGCCAGGCGTTGGTAGGCCTCGGTGACGACGCCACGGGAGACCTGGAGCTCCGCGGCGAGGACGCGGCTGGCGGGGAGCCGGCTGCCGAGCGGGAGCCGTCCGTCGGCGATCGCCGCGCGCAGCCGATCCGCGAGCCAGTCCGCCAACCCACGGGCCGGAGCGTCCGCCATCGTGAGCTGCAGGAAGTCGGTT encodes the following:
- a CDS encoding alpha/beta hydrolase, translated to MTRRTTALMAVLSALAVVVSSCGVATRAQDAEPDGSVPGAGNPSKSPTGPIPAGLEKFYQQQPNWERCGRGQQCATVSVPLDYSKPTGDTIELSVRKVPARDQSAKVGTLFINPGGPGGSGVEFAAAAAFVLGAPLLRKFDVIGWDPRGVGQSTPVRCLDTAQLDKFIAADGSPDDEAEITELNQQAKTLADGCQQRSGKLLPHVSTKDAARDIDVLRGMVGDSELYYLGMSYGTYLGATYAELFPKNVGRLVLDGAVDPAKSAEENNIAQAKGFDTALDAFAEECAQRSCELGSTKQEVLAKVDKVIADTDANPLEGSGDRKVTQGLAVLGVIYPLYQKDFWPRLEEAIAQASEGKGARLLALADEYADRTPNGYSSNSNEVIYAVNCLDRQDIASVAEAKADEAKFKAASPRFGSYLLWGSLACANWPVKPEDKPHPIKAAGAKPIVVIGTTRDPATPYEWAVGLAKQLESGVLISRDGDGHTGYNEGNDCVDRAVETYLLQGTPPAADLKC
- a CDS encoding FecCD family ABC transporter permease yields the protein MTLSRRRGLLHHSGPRAAGLAAAVTVLLAAVLLSLLAGAQWFGPRDVYAAAAEFAGSDTDRVIRYLRLPRTATGLLAGAALGLAGALMQGVTRNPLADPGLLGVNAGAALAVVGAIGLLGIHSLTGYVWFAMGGALVATVVVHLVGSVGRGGATPVKLALAGAALSALLGSVTSAATLLDLSTLNEFRFWVVGSLTLATGGIVAQAVPFIAVGIVLALALGRSLNQLALGEDLATALGTRVTVVRILAGLAVVLLAGTATAMAGPIGFVGLAVPHVARTIVGPDYRWILPWSVVLAPTVLLLADVAGRLVVRPAELQVGIVTALFGAPLFIALVRRRKLAEL
- a CDS encoding MFS transporter → MATSFRSRLARLRVDLTPWRGSRDFRILVVAGSVFFLGGMVGYVALPYQLYQLTGSNFAVGAMGLVTIAPLVVFGLYGGALADHMDRRKMLIGTGAAQVLICALLLANTLLDDPRVWLIYVCGALNAIASSLQRPSREALFPRVVRHEQMPAAVTLNSLTLQVGQLAGPALGGLLVGTAGVTWAFAVELAGLAIATLLYVRLGSYKSNEHSTPPSLRAIGDGVRYAFRRRDLLGTYAVDMVGMFLAMPIVLFPAFATEVLKEPKLLGLLYSAEAIGAMLATLTSGWASRVHHHGRAVVLATITWGASVGIAGLAPNIWFAIAFFAVAGGADMISGLFRAVIWNQTIPDEMRGRLAGIEMLSYSLGPLGGQSRSGLVADLTSVRTSIVSGGVLCVAGVLATAVWLKDFWRYDARTDEHAVRERELRSTAAVGEGTAP
- a CDS encoding FecCD family ABC transporter permease; its protein translation is MSTRWAVRVGRVSTRVDPVATGIALLAWALTLGLAAFSLTLGDYEIPLAQVLETLAGRGSLIMTDVVVNNRLPRILVGIGVGVAFAVSGAIFQRLARNPLVSPDLIGINAGAALAAVLMITVLGSSTAWIPAGALAGSLLTATCIYLLAYRNGVAGQRLVLVGIGVTAIIGSLTAYLLTLADIYAAKNALLWLTGSLAGRSWPQATIIGVALLVLVPPAMAAARQLRVLELGDDLARALGVRIEGARAVLIAIGVGLAALATAAAGPIGFVALVAPQLARRLVPEGVPSLPVAGALGALLVVASDLIARQLFAPTALPVGIVTAFLGAPYLLFLLARANRVGRGG
- a CDS encoding DUF4190 domain-containing protein, yielding MPPYGPPPHGLPPYPGYGFGAQLVRRTNPVAIAALAVGLCGLFFPPAAPVGVVLGIVALVQLRKTSEGGTGQAVGGMVAGGLFSVVWGGLLALAIVVGSTEDDYYSSSEPTAPSSSEPTAPSSSEPTAPSSSSPDALYIDDLIVGQCFDDGAEEDEVVPLSCAGPHDGEVYAVVTLPAQTWPGEREVSKQSGKACDREFQPYVGIGVDDSELETATWYPRLASWSRGDRSVYCAAYGPDSEQLDQTVKGSKR
- a CDS encoding PSP1 domain-containing protein, with the protein product MAVSFERYGRLYYLDPGPHRPRVGDKVLVPTDDGPEVAECVWAPQHVVEEIGGLPTCEGIASAADLERDEQNRQRRADARLTAKRLIRQHGLPMKVVGIDFVDRRPDVDQLVIVYFSAPHRVDFRELVRDLARGLRARIELRQVGARDEARLQGGIGPCGRDLCCATFLKDFEPVSVRMAKDQDLPLNPLKISGACGRLMCCLKYEHPLYQEFNAKAPSVGTPVETPAGDGVVVGHNVPSDTVVVRLAASGRRCACSRADVCSPRQQYEASDTTTPDAPLPEAKTGPAADRRTPQADARTADAGAGTAGAGGAGPAGAEQAGGVGDPSVGEGGERGVRRRKPRRRRRLSGRETTDSGPDDTGDSSR
- a CDS encoding PLP-dependent aminotransferase family protein, whose translation is MPGTDFLQLTMADAPARGLADWLADRLRAAIADGRLPLGSRLPASRVLAAELQVSRGVVTEAYQRLAEDGHVAGRGRAGTTVVATPITPPPNGNQPGERRRERLTVPAEPGFDIFDTMRAVPARLDLTPGVPDLGAFPRAAWLRAERAVLNDLTPAAFGYGHPAGTPGLRAAVVTWLARNRGIQADPEDVIVVAGVAQAISLVARVLQRDGITEMAVEDPGSLGSRQHLQHWGLRTPPITVDADGLRVDELRRVGSPAVMVTPAHQFPTGVVLEGERRRELMRWASEGGVIFEDDYDAEHRYDRPPVPALRAMLTDQVIYAGSVSKLLAPALRIGWVLAPPRYRDALVDAKRLADLGNAALPQLVIAHLMESGDLERRLRYARRRHRTRRDAMIGAISNHLPMATVHGAAAGLHLTITIDGLDDVALAADALAHGVKTQPLSWHSQQRRQTGLVLGYAARTPTEIAEAVAVLGDLVRGRIRVTRRGRPGSREPAGTAGTARRGRP
- a CDS encoding sterol carrier family protein, with translation MEFEEALRRYDAGEAERSDLKLLVKHLLKLLVAKAPGHAVEVRVPPYGAVQCIEGPRHTRGTPGAVVELPAELWIALALGRIDWPGARETGKVRASGERTDLGPLLPLLTP
- a CDS encoding ABC transporter substrate-binding protein, with the translated sequence MAVVRKAVAAAVALSLLTACGGAAEAGPSTDAVTVRNCGLDVSVDGPPERVFAAYQPAIEMAHALGLSDRLVGTAFLDSEVLPEYADAQRDRKYYKNLPSREELLSHNPDFVLSGFNDVFSAAGTDGSFGSRKSLTDLGVRTWIFSPLCPTADGKGDEAIDPASVSMDNVYADLRDLGKLFGAGDKAEQVIADQQRRIAAVEAKVKGADRPTVAIVRPGLEGGGLTVSGGPDFGTVLIRQAGGVNAFADLTAKRNVKISAEEFIKRDPDYVLISGCCDATLTEDRTRPDVDKLLANPAFANLKAVQNKHVVPWLFAHHSAGVRGAHSTELIAKIIHPDRVK